The following proteins are co-located in the Sphingorhabdus lutea genome:
- the dapD gene encoding 2,3,4,5-tetrahydropyridine-2,6-dicarboxylate N-succinyltransferase, which translates to MNQNLITSIEAAWEDRANISTTTIGEVRDNVMAALCMLDDGSARVAEKIDGEWVVHQWLKKAVLLSFRLNDNVIIDGGAAGAPGFDKVPSKFAGWDEGKFRDAGFRVVPGAVARHGSHIAKNVVLMPSFVNIGARVDEGTMVDTWATVGSCAQIGKNVHISGGAGIGGVLEPLQAGPVIIEDGAFIGARSEVAEGVIVGEGAVLSMGVYLGASTKIVDRATGEVHIGKVPPYAVVVPGALPGKPLPDGSAGPSLYCAVIVKTVDAQTRSKTGINELLRD; encoded by the coding sequence ATGAATCAGAATCTAATCACATCAATTGAGGCCGCATGGGAAGATCGCGCCAATATATCAACCACCACCATCGGCGAAGTGCGTGATAATGTGATGGCGGCGCTTTGTATGTTGGATGATGGCAGCGCAAGGGTTGCCGAAAAAATTGATGGCGAATGGGTGGTGCATCAATGGTTGAAAAAGGCGGTTCTACTGTCTTTCCGATTAAATGATAATGTCATTATAGATGGCGGCGCGGCGGGCGCACCGGGATTTGACAAAGTGCCTTCGAAATTTGCAGGATGGGATGAAGGTAAATTTCGCGATGCAGGTTTCCGTGTTGTTCCTGGCGCTGTCGCGCGGCATGGTTCGCACATCGCCAAAAATGTCGTTTTAATGCCCAGCTTTGTAAATATTGGTGCGCGGGTTGATGAAGGCACAATGGTCGATACATGGGCCACGGTGGGCAGCTGTGCCCAAATTGGTAAAAATGTGCATATCAGCGGCGGTGCAGGCATTGGCGGCGTGTTAGAACCATTGCAAGCCGGCCCTGTAATTATTGAGGATGGCGCATTTATTGGCGCGCGTAGCGAAGTGGCAGAGGGCGTGATAGTGGGCGAAGGTGCGGTTCTTTCCATGGGCGTATATTTGGGCGCATCGACCAAAATTGTGGACCGCGCAACTGGCGAGGTGCATATTGGTAAAGTGCCGCCCTATGCGGTTGTTGTGCCGGGCGCGTTACCTGGAAAGCCATTGCCCGATGGCAGTGCAGGGCCGTCTTTATATTGCGCGGTGATTGTGAAAACTGTGGATGCACAAACGCGCAGCAAAACGGGCATTAACGAATTGCTTCGCGATTAA
- a CDS encoding TerC family protein produces MDFLLMDWLGTPIWFWLSFLGLVIVLTAFDLGILHKEDKEMGIAESLKLSAFYISIALLFGIWVWYAKGADLGLKYYTGFFIEKALSIDNIFVISLIFSYFSIPRKYQYRALLWGIIAVIILRGIMIAAGAALVQEFYWLLYIFALFLVFTGVKMLFAKESEVDISANPVVRFISSKMRVTKQLHGEKFLVKITDEKTGKLVRAATPLFLALVLINIADLVFAVDSVPAIFAITTDTFIVYSSNIMAILGLRALYFALSAMIHRFHYLKYALALVLIFIGSKIFVADFLLDGGKFPPLASLAVTFGLIAGGIFWSLWKTRHVPAIAE; encoded by the coding sequence ATGGATTTTTTATTGATGGATTGGCTGGGTACACCAATCTGGTTTTGGCTCAGCTTTTTGGGGTTGGTCATTGTGCTTACCGCATTTGACCTTGGTATATTGCATAAAGAGGATAAGGAAATGGGCATAGCGGAAAGCCTGAAGCTTTCTGCATTTTATATCAGCATCGCCTTATTATTTGGCATATGGGTTTGGTATGCAAAGGGTGCGGATTTGGGATTGAAATATTATACCGGATTTTTCATTGAAAAGGCGCTGTCCATTGACAATATTTTTGTCATATCATTGATTTTCAGCTATTTCTCTATCCCACGTAAATATCAATATCGCGCGCTTTTATGGGGCATTATCGCGGTGATTATATTGCGTGGTATCATGATTGCTGCCGGGGCTGCATTGGTTCAGGAATTTTACTGGCTATTATATATATTCGCCCTGTTTTTGGTGTTTACCGGTGTGAAAATGTTGTTCGCAAAGGAATCGGAGGTCGATATTTCGGCCAATCCCGTTGTGCGCTTTATCTCATCAAAAATGCGGGTGACCAAGCAATTACATGGTGAGAAATTTTTGGTAAAAATAACCGATGAGAAAACAGGAAAATTGGTCCGCGCGGCGACGCCATTATTCCTTGCCTTGGTGTTAATAAATATTGCTGATTTGGTGTTCGCGGTGGACAGTGTGCCTGCAATTTTTGCGATAACCACCGACACTTTCATTGTTTATTCATCGAACATCATGGCGATATTGGGCCTTCGCGCGTTATATTTTGCCTTATCGGCGATGATCCATCGTTTCCATTATCTTAAATATGCGCTGGCTTTGGTTTTAATATTTATCGGGTCAAAGATTTTCGTGGCTGATTTCCTATTGGATGGGGGTAAATTCCCACCATTGGCAAGCCTTGCGGTGACATTTGGTCTTATTGCTGGGGGGATATTTTGGTCGCTTTGGAAAACGCGGCATGTTCCGGCAATTGCTGAATAA
- the grxD gene encoding Grx4 family monothiol glutaredoxin, which translates to MTNPAHERIEKLVNANDVVLFMKGTALFPQCGFSSRAIAILDHLGLAYETVDVLQDMEIRQGIKEFSDWPTIPQLYIKGEFLGGSDIMMEMFEAGELQSMADEKSLKKAEA; encoded by the coding sequence ATGACAAATCCGGCACATGAACGTATTGAAAAATTGGTAAATGCCAATGATGTCGTTTTATTTATGAAGGGCACAGCATTGTTCCCACAATGCGGTTTTTCCAGCCGCGCCATCGCCATATTGGATCATCTTGGCCTTGCCTATGAAACGGTGGATGTGTTGCAAGACATGGAAATTCGCCAAGGGATAAAGGAATTTTCCGATTGGCCCACCATTCCCCAGCTTTATATAAAAGGCGAATTTTTGGGCGGCAGCGACATTATGATGGAAATGTTTGAAGCAGGCGAATTGCAAAGCATGGCCGATGAAAAATCATTGAAAAAAGCCGAAGCATAA
- a CDS encoding BolA family protein codes for MPMASDDIKNMIIAAIPDADVTITDLAGDGDHYAAHVVSASFAGMNRIKQHQAVYAALGGRMGGELHALQLTTAAA; via the coding sequence ATGCCCATGGCATCAGATGATATTAAAAATATGATTATCGCAGCAATTCCCGATGCGGACGTCACAATTACCGACCTTGCCGGTGATGGCGATCATTATGCCGCCCATGTGGTCAGCGCATCTTTTGCCGGTATGAACCGTATTAAACAACATCAGGCAGTATATGCCGCATTGGGTGGCCGCATGGGCGGTGAATTGCACGCATTACAACTCACCACTGCTGCTGCATAA
- a CDS encoding DUF1476 domain-containing protein — protein sequence MTAFEDRERAFENKFARDEEVQFRITARRNKLLGHWAADKMGLTAEEKDAYGKSVVQADFEEAGDEDVLRKVLGDLTSAGIECDADTVRAAMDDLMVEARRQLMDEA from the coding sequence ATGACTGCATTTGAAGATCGCGAACGCGCATTTGAGAATAAATTTGCCCGTGATGAGGAAGTGCAATTCCGCATCACGGCGCGGCGCAACAAATTATTGGGCCATTGGGCGGCGGATAAAATGGGCCTTACCGCCGAAGAAAAAGACGCCTATGGCAAATCTGTGGTTCAGGCCGATTTTGAAGAGGCGGGCGATGAAGATGTGCTGCGCAAGGTTTTGGGCGACCTGACCTCTGCGGGGATTGAATGCGATGCCGACACCGTGCGCGCCGCCATGGATGATTTAATGGTAGAGGCCCGCCGTCAATTGATGGATGAGGCGTAA
- a CDS encoding NADPH:quinone oxidoreductase family protein has protein sequence MKALLSSIVGGPETLSIGELPEPVAMAGHIVIAVKACSINFPDTLIIEDRYQFKPPRPFAPGGEVAGVVEAVGDGVTGFAVGDKIIALTGHNGLAEKVAAMAFNCFKMPEDMDFATGSALLMTYGTSVHALKDRGHMKTGDKVLVLGGAGGIGISAIELAKAYGGYVVAGVSSEEKAAIAREAGADDVVIYPYQPFDKDASKDLANKFKAAAGGDGFNIVYDTVGGDYSEPAVRAIAWEGRLLVVGFPAGIAKLPLNLTLLKSCDICGVFWGAFAARDPKTNMDNINSLFDLHKAGKIAPRISQRYNLENAATAIAALGDRKAVGKLVVEI, from the coding sequence ATGAAAGCATTATTATCGTCAATCGTCGGCGGACCAGAAACATTAAGCATAGGCGAATTGCCCGAACCGGTGGCAATGGCGGGGCATATTGTCATTGCGGTAAAGGCATGTTCCATCAATTTTCCCGATACATTGATTATAGAAGACCGTTATCAATTTAAGCCGCCCCGTCCCTTTGCGCCGGGCGGTGAAGTTGCCGGTGTGGTAGAGGCAGTGGGCGACGGCGTGACCGGATTTGCCGTGGGGGATAAGATTATTGCGCTTACCGGTCATAATGGCCTTGCCGAAAAGGTCGCGGCCATGGCCTTTAACTGTTTCAAAATGCCCGAAGATATGGATTTTGCCACGGGATCGGCATTGTTAATGACATATGGCACATCGGTTCATGCATTAAAAGATCGCGGCCATATGAAGACGGGCGATAAGGTCCTTGTCCTTGGCGGGGCGGGCGGCATTGGAATATCCGCAATTGAACTGGCCAAGGCATATGGCGGATATGTTGTTGCCGGTGTTTCCAGCGAGGAAAAAGCCGCCATTGCGCGAGAGGCAGGCGCGGATGATGTGGTAATTTACCCCTATCAACCATTCGATAAAGACGCATCAAAGGATTTAGCCAATAAATTTAAGGCTGCAGCAGGCGGCGATGGATTTAACATTGTTTATGACACGGTTGGCGGTGATTATAGCGAACCTGCCGTTCGTGCAATTGCGTGGGAGGGTCGTTTATTGGTGGTTGGTTTCCCCGCAGGTATCGCCAAATTGCCCCTTAACCTTACCCTGTTGAAAAGTTGTGATATTTGCGGCGTATTTTGGGGTGCATTTGCCGCGCGTGATCCCAAAACCAATATGGACAATATTAACAGCCTGTTTGATTTGCATAAGGCAGGCAAAATCGCACCGCGCATTTCACAGCGTTATAATTTAGAAAATGCCGCCACCGCCATTGCTGCACTGGGCGACCGCAAGGCTGTTGGAAAATTGGTGGTTGAAATTTAA
- a CDS encoding ATP-binding protein, whose amino-acid sequence MPVGEGTAPKILHHIGFVMEISGSGSQVTLDASLINKLSTHHDVSIAMAGQVGSQIKIKIGSTWLLASIRSQKLHERENGVIMAAVDFLGEGDEEKLTGKVYNFRRGVTRYPVPGAEVYAVSSQDMKQVYTADGRATVQIGTVFPTKDIRGSLYVDAMLGKHFALLGSTGTGKSTSAALILHKICDLAPEGHIVMIDPHGEYSAAFKNNGALYDVNNLAMPYWLMNFNEHCEVFIKSSGDDRQTDCDILARCLLAARAKNRAAEGISKLTVDSPIPYLLSDLTNILQTEMGKLDKATSSAPFMRIKGKIDEIKADPRYNFMFSGMLVGDTMSEFLSKIFRLPAEGKPISIIDVSSMPSDITSTVVAVLSRMVFDYAIWSRNEPQRPILLVCEEAHRYIPSDRKAGESVVRSILERIAKEGRKYGVSLGLITQRPSDLAEGVLSQCGTIISMRLNNDRDQAFVRAAMPEGARGFLDAIPALRNRECIVCGEGVSIPIRVALDNLAEEKRPASEDPVFSELWNQTGGEGDSIERIVKRWRSQGR is encoded by the coding sequence ATGCCTGTGGGAGAGGGCACAGCCCCCAAAATATTGCATCATATTGGTTTTGTGATGGAAATTTCCGGTTCGGGGTCACAGGTGACATTGGATGCATCCTTAATCAATAAATTATCCACCCATCATGACGTCAGCATTGCCATGGCGGGCCAAGTGGGCAGCCAGATTAAGATTAAAATTGGCAGCACATGGCTGTTGGCCAGTATCAGAAGCCAAAAATTACATGAACGGGAAAATGGCGTCATCATGGCGGCGGTTGATTTTTTAGGTGAGGGTGATGAAGAAAAATTAACCGGAAAAGTATATAATTTCCGCCGTGGTGTTACCAGATATCCCGTCCCGGGCGCAGAGGTTTATGCCGTGTCCAGCCAAGATATGAAGCAGGTTTATACCGCCGATGGCCGCGCCACCGTGCAAATTGGCACGGTGTTCCCCACAAAGGATATTCGCGGTTCATTATATGTTGATGCCATGTTGGGTAAGCATTTCGCGCTTTTGGGTTCAACCGGTACGGGTAAATCAACCTCCGCAGCATTGATATTACATAAAATTTGCGATCTTGCCCCCGAAGGGCATATTGTAATGATTGACCCGCATGGCGAATATAGCGCGGCGTTCAAAAATAATGGCGCATTATATGATGTAAACAACCTTGCCATGCCATATTGGTTGATGAATTTTAATGAACATTGCGAGGTGTTCATTAAATCATCGGGCGATGACCGGCAAACTGATTGCGATATTTTGGCCCGTTGTTTACTGGCCGCCCGCGCCAAAAACCGCGCGGCGGAGGGCATTAGTAAATTGACGGTCGATTCGCCCATCCCATATTTATTATCTGACCTGACCAATATTTTGCAGACCGAAATGGGTAAATTGGATAAAGCCACTTCCTCTGCGCCATTTATGCGGATTAAGGGTAAAATTGATGAGATTAAGGCCGATCCGCGCTATAATTTCATGTTCTCTGGCATGTTGGTTGGCGATACGATGAGCGAATTTCTGTCAAAGATTTTCCGTCTCCCCGCCGAGGGTAAACCGATTTCCATTATCGATGTGTCCTCCATGCCATCTGACATCACCTCCACCGTTGTCGCGGTTTTATCGCGCATGGTATTTGACTATGCCATTTGGTCGCGCAACGAACCGCAACGCCCAATTTTATTGGTGTGCGAAGAGGCACATAGATATATTCCATCCGACCGCAAAGCAGGAGAAAGCGTTGTGCGCTCTATCCTTGAACGAATCGCCAAAGAAGGACGTAAATATGGCGTTTCATTGGGACTGATTACACAAAGGCCATCCGATTTGGCCGAAGGCGTATTGTCGCAGTGCGGCACCATAATCTCCATGCGTTTGAACAATGACCGCGACCAAGCATTTGTTCGCGCCGCCATGCCAGAGGGCGCGCGCGGATTTTTGGATGCTATCCCTGCGCTACGTAACCGTGAATGCATTGTTTGTGGTGAGGGCGTGTCCATTCCCATCCGAGTTGCGCTGGACAATTTGGCCGAGGAGAAACGTCCCGCATCGGAAGATCCGGTCTTCTCAGAATTGTGGAATCAAACTGGCGGCGAAGGCGATAGCATTGAGCGAATTGTTAAACGCTGGCGTAGTCAGGGTCGTTAA